Proteins found in one Exiguobacterium sp. 9-2 genomic segment:
- a CDS encoding putative polysaccharide biosynthesis protein: MNRRTIAQGAALLAISSYISKLLSFFYRIPYQNLAGDFGLYVYQTVYPLFAIAAALGIYALPVIVAKLTLHHPDEKREVLWSIFYVLLAMTVFFGLLGWWIAPTLAGWFGDAKLVVPLRAVTCTFYLLPVIAVLRGMFQADLEMRPTAVSQVSENAVRVGLLLLVTYIGVSMQADPYWIGASAHLTAIGGSIVSLFVLLRFAKGKIGRPVFSSIHIRRVGKVLVTSGVAVSIASLALLLMQLIDGLTFVNLLGNTTETKIEKGILDRGYPLLQFAILFATSMSLASVPALSTAYRKHDPQMMRQQLETLLRSGLLIAAAATIGLMGVMRPLNIALYQNDQGTAGLIWLAATAFAASIAMMIVSCLQSVDAEKYALVGVLIGLGAKLTLNLYFIPRYGMIGAGMATFGGFAVMAAAQWILLNRKFGRVSAGTVFYRRLVLPVLTMGVFLYLIETFFQLFELETRIGAALEVGVLVVGGAIIYGSMALRFRALSEQEWALLPLGDKLYQMYQRRRSI; encoded by the coding sequence ATGAATAGACGAACGATTGCGCAAGGCGCAGCACTGCTTGCGATCTCTAGTTATATCTCAAAATTGCTCAGCTTCTTTTACCGGATTCCGTATCAGAACCTCGCTGGTGATTTCGGATTGTACGTCTATCAGACCGTCTATCCATTATTTGCGATTGCGGCAGCGCTCGGCATTTATGCGCTGCCTGTCATCGTGGCGAAGTTGACGCTTCACCACCCGGATGAGAAACGAGAAGTTCTCTGGTCGATTTTTTATGTCTTACTTGCCATGACCGTCTTTTTCGGTCTGCTCGGATGGTGGATCGCCCCGACGCTCGCTGGGTGGTTCGGGGATGCAAAACTGGTTGTGCCCCTGCGTGCGGTAACATGTACGTTTTATTTACTACCCGTGATTGCTGTTCTACGAGGAATGTTCCAAGCAGATCTTGAGATGCGACCGACGGCTGTATCCCAAGTCTCTGAAAATGCCGTCCGTGTCGGACTATTGTTGCTTGTGACGTATATCGGTGTCTCGATGCAGGCGGACCCCTACTGGATTGGTGCGAGCGCTCATTTAACGGCGATTGGCGGCAGCATCGTTTCGTTATTCGTCCTGTTACGCTTTGCGAAAGGGAAAATCGGTCGTCCGGTATTTTCGAGTATTCATATAAGACGTGTCGGAAAAGTGCTGGTGACAAGCGGTGTAGCAGTTAGTATCGCGTCACTTGCATTGTTGCTGATGCAATTGATTGATGGATTAACGTTCGTCAATCTACTTGGCAATACGACGGAAACAAAAATCGAAAAAGGAATACTCGACCGTGGGTATCCGTTACTGCAATTTGCGATTCTGTTTGCGACGTCGATGAGCCTTGCGAGTGTGCCAGCCTTGTCGACCGCATACCGGAAACACGATCCACAGATGATGCGTCAACAACTCGAGACATTACTCCGTTCCGGTTTATTGATTGCCGCTGCAGCGACGATCGGGCTAATGGGTGTGATGCGTCCGCTCAATATTGCGTTATATCAAAATGATCAAGGAACAGCGGGATTGATTTGGCTCGCAGCGACGGCATTTGCCGCATCGATCGCGATGATGATCGTCTCTTGTCTCCAGTCGGTTGATGCCGAGAAGTATGCGCTTGTTGGTGTTCTTATCGGATTAGGGGCGAAGCTTACTCTGAACCTCTATTTCATTCCCCGATATGGTATGATCGGGGCGGGTATGGCGACATTTGGCGGTTTTGCCGTCATGGCGGCAGCACAATGGATTTTATTGAACCGGAAGTTCGGTCGTGTATCTGCGGGAACTGTTTTTTATCGAAGACTGGTCTTACCTGTGCTTACCATGGGTGTGTTTCTGTATCTGATCGAGACGTTTTTCCAGCTGTTTGAGCTTGAGACACGAATCGGTGCGGCACTCGAAGTCGGCGTTCTTGTCGTCGGTGGTGCCATCATTTATGGCAGTATGGCGTTACGCTTTCGTGCCTTATCAGAACAAGAGTGGGCGTTATTGCCTTTAGGAGATAAGTTATATCAGATGTACCAACGTAGGAGGAGCATATGA
- the mazG gene encoding nucleoside triphosphate pyrophosphohydrolase: MTHRITIVGLGVGELEQLPFGIYRLLKNTTQPVYLRTVDHPVVSELAAEGMNFTSFDSVYERHSRFEDVYTEIVEELLRLSETTDIIYAVPGHPLVAESTVQQLLQRTDNVDVVGGQSFLDPMFAALGVDPIEGFQLLDATAFAVDEAQIRQHLLIGQVYDALVAGDLKVQLMERYPDEHLVTLVTAAGTSQQTVQNVPLYELDHVTTLSNLTTVYVPPVTDEQTLNRDFATLKEIIARLRGEGGCPWDQEQTHESLKRHLIEESYELLEAIDLQDDNLMIEELGDVLLQVMLHAQIGLDEGYFDIRDVIGSVSDKMIRRHPHVFGETTVDSSADVVSNWQDIKAQEKPERTSLLDGVTKGAPALMRAEDIQKKVAKVGFEWEDVEGALEKVIEELHELKEAAPEERLGEFGDVLFSITLVGKYLGLSAEEGLQRTNDKFIRRFTRMEQLADRPLVEMTLEEQDSLWHQAKQEEQS, translated from the coding sequence ATGACACACCGAATTACGATCGTCGGCCTTGGCGTCGGCGAACTCGAACAATTGCCGTTTGGCATCTATCGATTATTAAAAAACACGACACAACCTGTCTATTTGCGGACAGTGGATCATCCAGTCGTTTCAGAACTTGCAGCAGAGGGAATGAACTTTACATCATTTGACTCAGTTTATGAACGACATAGTCGGTTTGAAGACGTATATACAGAAATCGTCGAGGAATTGCTTCGTCTTTCTGAAACGACGGATATCATCTATGCCGTTCCAGGACATCCATTAGTCGCTGAGAGTACTGTGCAACAGTTGTTGCAACGGACAGACAATGTCGATGTCGTAGGGGGACAAAGTTTTCTCGATCCGATGTTCGCTGCACTTGGCGTGGATCCGATTGAAGGATTCCAGTTACTTGATGCAACGGCATTTGCTGTCGATGAAGCACAGATTCGTCAACATCTACTGATTGGGCAAGTCTATGACGCGCTCGTCGCTGGCGACTTAAAAGTCCAGTTGATGGAACGGTATCCGGACGAACATCTCGTCACTCTTGTCACAGCAGCAGGTACGAGTCAGCAAACCGTTCAAAACGTACCGTTATATGAACTCGATCATGTGACGACGCTCAGTAACTTAACGACGGTCTATGTACCACCGGTTACGGATGAGCAGACGTTGAATCGTGACTTCGCGACTTTAAAAGAGATTATCGCGCGATTACGCGGTGAAGGTGGTTGTCCGTGGGATCAAGAGCAGACGCATGAGTCCTTAAAACGACATTTAATCGAAGAATCTTACGAATTACTGGAAGCAATCGACCTTCAGGACGATAACTTAATGATAGAAGAACTAGGAGACGTCCTCTTACAGGTTATGCTCCACGCACAAATTGGTCTAGATGAAGGGTATTTTGATATTCGAGACGTCATCGGAAGCGTCAGCGATAAGATGATTCGTCGCCATCCCCATGTCTTCGGGGAAACGACTGTTGATTCTTCAGCAGACGTTGTGTCGAACTGGCAAGACATCAAAGCACAAGAAAAACCGGAGCGGACTTCTTTACTTGATGGTGTGACAAAAGGAGCACCTGCTTTGATGCGCGCAGAAGACATTCAAAAGAAAGTGGCGAAAGTCGGTTTCGAGTGGGAAGACGTCGAGGGGGCACTTGAAAAAGTGATCGAAGAGTTACATGAATTGAAAGAAGCAGCCCCAGAAGAACGACTCGGAGAATTTGGAGACGTCCTGTTCTCGATAACACTCGTCGGAAAATACCTCGGTCTATCGGCAGAAGAAGGATTACAACGAACGAATGATAAATTTATTCGCCGTTTTACACGGATGGAACAACTAGCGGATCGACCGCTCGTTGAGATGACGCTTGAAGAGCAAGATTCACTCTGGCATCAAGCGAAGCAGGAGGAACAGTCATGA
- a CDS encoding RNA-binding S4 domain-containing protein, producing the protein MRLDKFLKVSRLIKRRTLAKEVADQGRITINGNVAKASSTVAAGDEMTIRFGNKIVTVAISSIKEHAKKEEASDMYEIIREEKVNSEESM; encoded by the coding sequence ATGAGACTTGATAAATTTTTAAAAGTATCGCGTCTGATCAAACGACGGACGCTTGCGAAAGAAGTCGCCGATCAAGGTCGGATTACGATCAATGGTAATGTAGCGAAAGCAAGTAGCACGGTAGCAGCAGGTGATGAGATGACGATTCGGTTCGGAAATAAGATCGTGACAGTTGCGATTTCAAGCATTAAAGAACATGCGAAAAAAGAAGAAGCATCTGATATGTATGAAATCATCCGTGAAGAAAAGGTGAATTCCGAAGAATCGATGTAA
- a CDS encoding FtsB family cell division protein: MPTPLESGRQTPKIKPLNDRKKQLSQNAIENRRRLKNRFFLCLTVFLLIFSLMGWSYMEKRQLIAEQKQSFQVAEQEQTKAKKETARLKEEINRLNDKEYVANLARSELLYSKKGETIFYFSPED; encoded by the coding sequence ATGCCAACACCGCTCGAATCAGGGCGTCAAACGCCAAAGATCAAGCCGCTCAATGACCGTAAGAAGCAATTGAGTCAGAATGCTATTGAAAACCGTCGACGTCTCAAAAATCGCTTTTTCTTGTGTCTGACCGTCTTTTTGCTCATCTTTTCCCTCATGGGGTGGTCATACATGGAAAAACGGCAATTGATCGCAGAACAAAAGCAGTCATTTCAAGTAGCTGAACAGGAGCAGACGAAAGCAAAAAAAGAGACTGCTCGTCTGAAAGAAGAAATCAATCGTCTCAATGATAAAGAATATGTGGCGAACTTAGCCCGGAGCGAGTTGCTCTATTCGAAAAAAGGGGAAACGATCTTCTACTTTTCACCTGAAGACTAA
- a CDS encoding S1 domain-containing RNA-binding protein, translating to MSIEVGSKVQGKVTGITNFGAFVELPTGKTGLVHISEVADSYVKDINDVLTVGQEITVKVLSVENDGKIGLSIKKAVDRPEGERPRPARQFDRGPRPAGQDRGPRSFDNKGPRGGGNRGGFNKGGRNTPPPRKEQSFDTLMSSFLKDSEDRLATLKRQTDSKRGGRGAKRQ from the coding sequence ATGTCGATTGAAGTAGGCAGCAAAGTGCAAGGGAAAGTAACAGGCATCACGAATTTCGGAGCGTTCGTTGAGTTACCAACAGGGAAAACTGGTCTTGTTCACATTAGTGAAGTGGCAGATTCTTATGTTAAGGACATCAATGATGTATTAACGGTTGGTCAAGAAATCACCGTTAAAGTCTTAAGTGTTGAAAACGATGGTAAGATTGGTCTTTCCATTAAAAAAGCCGTCGATCGTCCAGAAGGTGAACGCCCACGTCCAGCACGTCAGTTCGATCGTGGACCACGTCCAGCAGGACAAGATCGCGGACCACGTTCGTTCGATAACAAAGGACCGCGTGGAGGCGGTAATCGTGGAGGCTTCAACAAAGGTGGCCGTAATACACCACCACCGCGCAAAGAACAATCGTTCGATACGTTGATGTCTAGTTTCCTGAAAGATAGTGAAGATCGTCTTGCTACATTGAAACGTCAAACGGATTCAAAACGTGGCGGGCGCGGCGCAAAACGTCAATAA